A single Anatilimnocola floriformis DNA region contains:
- a CDS encoding sulfatase family protein yields MKRCLALLLLVLCLVGSAAAAETKRPNILFLFADDWGRFTSAYAQLDGPGTINDAIKTPNFDRLAREGVLFRRAFVSSPSCTPCRSALLSGQHFWRTGRGAILRGAVWEGTQPVFPLLLKDAGYHIGETYKVWSPGVPNDAPYGNGKYAYEKAGNRVNQFSENVTKMVANGTSVEAAKETLYKETLGNFEAFLAARGKDQPFCYWYGPTNVHRKWVQGSGKKLWGIEPDSLKGKLPKFLPDVPIVREDLTDYFGEAQAFDAQVGVILKKLEAIGELDNTLIVMSGDHGAPGFPHGKCNLYDFGVGVSLAIRWGGAKSGRVVDDLVTLPDLAPTFLELGEVAVPKNMTGRSLVNILKSEKSGQVDPTRDAVFVGRERHVENARADFMPYPQRAIRTNDFLYIINFHPERFPLGDHYRLDGDNVPTADEIANNTRATIPDEDAGPTKAWLVGVRNDPQWKDHFTAVYGKRPREELYDLKSDPDQMKNVAADEKYAKTRAQLEERLLKELKETGDPRLVDDGKFFETPPMSGPVNEPPAGGKKKAAD; encoded by the coding sequence ATGAAACGGTGTTTAGCCCTGTTGTTGCTCGTTCTTTGTTTGGTTGGCAGCGCGGCAGCGGCTGAAACCAAACGCCCCAACATTCTGTTTCTCTTCGCCGACGACTGGGGACGCTTTACGAGCGCCTACGCTCAGCTCGATGGGCCGGGCACGATCAACGATGCGATCAAGACGCCGAATTTTGATCGGCTCGCGCGCGAAGGCGTGTTGTTTCGCCGGGCGTTTGTCTCGTCCCCCAGTTGCACTCCCTGCCGCAGCGCACTCCTCTCGGGACAACACTTCTGGCGTACCGGACGCGGCGCGATTTTGCGCGGCGCGGTGTGGGAGGGGACACAGCCGGTGTTTCCACTGCTGCTGAAGGACGCCGGCTATCACATCGGCGAAACGTACAAAGTTTGGAGCCCCGGCGTCCCCAACGACGCGCCCTACGGCAACGGCAAATACGCGTATGAAAAGGCCGGCAACCGTGTGAATCAATTCAGCGAGAACGTCACGAAGATGGTCGCCAATGGCACCAGCGTCGAAGCCGCGAAGGAGACGCTGTATAAGGAAACGCTCGGCAATTTCGAGGCGTTTCTCGCCGCCCGCGGCAAGGATCAGCCGTTCTGCTACTGGTATGGCCCGACCAACGTCCATCGCAAATGGGTGCAGGGCTCCGGCAAAAAGTTGTGGGGCATTGAGCCCGATTCGCTGAAAGGAAAGCTGCCGAAGTTTCTGCCCGATGTGCCGATTGTGCGCGAAGACCTCACCGATTACTTCGGCGAAGCGCAAGCCTTCGACGCCCAGGTCGGCGTGATTCTCAAAAAACTCGAAGCCATCGGCGAACTCGACAACACACTGATCGTGATGAGTGGCGACCACGGCGCGCCCGGCTTTCCGCATGGCAAATGCAACCTGTACGACTTCGGCGTGGGCGTTTCGCTGGCCATTCGCTGGGGCGGCGCGAAGTCGGGCCGCGTGGTCGATGATCTCGTCACTCTTCCCGATCTCGCGCCGACGTTTCTCGAACTGGGTGAAGTCGCTGTGCCGAAAAACATGACCGGCCGGAGCCTGGTGAACATTCTGAAGTCGGAAAAATCCGGCCAGGTCGATCCTACCCGCGATGCCGTCTTCGTTGGCCGCGAACGCCATGTGGAGAATGCTCGCGCCGATTTCATGCCCTATCCGCAACGGGCGATTCGCACGAACGACTTCCTGTACATCATCAACTTTCATCCCGAACGCTTTCCGCTCGGCGACCACTATCGCCTCGATGGCGACAATGTTCCCACGGCCGATGAAATTGCGAACAACACGCGGGCCACGATTCCCGATGAAGACGCCGGGCCGACGAAAGCCTGGCTTGTGGGCGTACGAAACGATCCGCAGTGGAAGGATCATTTCACGGCCGTGTACGGCAAACGGCCTCGCGAAGAACTGTACGATCTGAAGAGTGATCCCGATCAGATGAAGAATGTCGCCGCAGACGAAAAATACGCCAAAACGCGGGCGCAACTCGAAGAACGGCTGCTGAAGGAGCTCAAAGAAACAGGCGATCCGCGACTCGTCGACGATGGGAAGTTTTTTGAAACACCGCCGATGTCTGGGCCCGTGAACGAGCCGCCAGCAGGCGGAAAGAAAAAGGCCGCCGACTAA
- the lpxD gene encoding UDP-3-O-(3-hydroxymyristoyl)glucosamine N-acyltransferase has protein sequence MNLTLSAIAALVQGELHGDGSQAMTGAATLATAKPGEITLADNVKLARQLAASAASAVIVPRGFAPEGRPFIVVDNVHAAFAKVVQQFRPQRPKRAVGVSPSASISASAQLSAGVEIHPLAFIGDDVEIGEGAVIHSGVRILEGCKIGAGTTIFPNAVLYDNTIIGQRCLIHAGAVLGSYGFGYSSSTGKHVLCSQLGWVEIGNDVEIGSCTTIDRGTYGPTTIGDGTKLDNQVQIAHNCRVGQHNIICSQTGMAGSSSTGDYVVIAGQAGLRDHVHIGDHSVIGAKSGVMGDVEPKSRVVGIPATEERFQYSCVVAVHKLPDLRHQIVKMQKQLDALQAQALASTQACGDSREAA, from the coding sequence ATGAACCTCACACTCTCCGCCATTGCGGCCTTAGTTCAGGGTGAATTGCACGGCGACGGCTCGCAGGCAATGACTGGCGCTGCCACACTCGCCACGGCTAAACCGGGGGAAATTACCCTCGCGGATAATGTAAAGCTGGCCCGCCAGTTGGCCGCGAGTGCCGCCTCGGCGGTCATCGTGCCGCGGGGTTTCGCTCCCGAAGGCCGTCCCTTCATTGTGGTTGACAACGTTCACGCGGCCTTTGCCAAAGTGGTGCAGCAGTTCCGCCCACAGCGGCCAAAGCGGGCTGTCGGCGTGAGCCCATCGGCTTCAATCTCGGCATCGGCCCAACTTTCGGCTGGCGTGGAGATTCATCCGCTGGCCTTCATTGGCGACGACGTCGAAATTGGCGAAGGGGCCGTGATTCACTCCGGCGTGCGCATTCTCGAAGGTTGCAAGATCGGCGCGGGAACGACAATTTTCCCCAACGCGGTTTTGTACGACAACACAATCATCGGCCAGCGCTGCTTGATTCACGCCGGCGCGGTGCTCGGCAGCTACGGCTTTGGCTACAGCTCGAGCACCGGGAAGCATGTTCTCTGCTCGCAACTCGGTTGGGTCGAAATCGGCAACGACGTTGAAATCGGCAGCTGCACGACGATCGACCGCGGCACGTATGGCCCGACGACCATTGGCGACGGCACGAAGCTCGACAATCAGGTGCAAATCGCGCACAACTGCCGCGTGGGTCAGCACAACATCATCTGCTCGCAAACAGGCATGGCTGGTAGCAGCTCGACGGGCGATTACGTGGTCATCGCCGGCCAAGCTGGTCTGCGCGATCACGTGCATATCGGCGATCACAGTGTGATCGGCGCCAAGAGCGGCGTGATGGGTGATGTCGAGCCGAAGTCGCGCGTGGTGGGCATTCCCGCGACGGAAGAGCGGTTTCAATACAGCTGCGTCGTTGCCGTGCATAAGTTGCCGGATCTGCGGCATCAGATCGTCAAGATGCAGAAGCAACTCGATGCGCTGCAAGCTCAGGCTTTGGCGAGCACGCAGGCTTGCGGTGATTCGCGCGAAGCCGCGTAA
- a CDS encoding LpxI family protein, which yields MNTSTPSAVGLIAGWGRYPFVIAQALKAQGTAVHCIAVAGHADPELAALCDTHTEMGVARIGCGIRHFKRLGVTRATMAGKIFKHKVLYSRFGWLSLVPDLRTVWAFIPMYLFRKRDRKDDTLLTVIVDEFAKDGIHMAPATDFAPELLVPAGILTRRQPTASELEDIAFGWQIAKDLGRHDVGQSVAVKGQAVIAIEAIEGTDECIRRAGTLCRQGGFALVKVAKPQQDMRFDVPTIGVGTIETLAAARAKLLAIEADKTIVLDRDEVVRLANKHGIALIATSDAQIAGGAWQRQRGHAA from the coding sequence ATGAATACCTCCACCCCTTCGGCTGTTGGCTTGATCGCTGGATGGGGACGCTATCCGTTTGTCATCGCACAGGCGCTCAAAGCGCAAGGGACCGCGGTGCATTGCATCGCTGTGGCGGGGCATGCCGATCCAGAACTAGCAGCGCTGTGCGACACGCACACCGAAATGGGAGTGGCACGCATTGGTTGCGGCATTCGTCATTTCAAGCGTCTGGGCGTCACGCGAGCGACGATGGCCGGGAAGATTTTCAAGCACAAGGTGCTCTACAGTCGCTTTGGTTGGCTGTCGCTTGTTCCCGATCTGCGGACCGTGTGGGCTTTCATTCCCATGTATTTGTTCCGCAAGCGCGACCGCAAGGACGACACGCTGCTGACGGTCATCGTCGACGAATTTGCCAAGGATGGAATTCACATGGCTCCTGCTACCGACTTCGCTCCCGAACTGCTGGTTCCCGCTGGCATTCTTACTCGCCGCCAGCCGACGGCTAGCGAGCTTGAGGATATTGCCTTTGGCTGGCAGATTGCCAAGGATCTCGGCCGGCATGACGTGGGACAAAGCGTTGCCGTCAAAGGCCAAGCCGTGATCGCCATCGAAGCCATCGAAGGAACCGACGAATGCATCCGCCGCGCGGGCACGCTCTGTCGACAAGGTGGTTTTGCATTGGTGAAGGTCGCCAAGCCGCAGCAAGACATGCGTTTCGATGTGCCGACGATTGGCGTGGGAACGATTGAAACGCTCGCCGCTGCCCGAGCAAAGCTGCTCGCCATCGAAGCCGACAAAACGATCGTGCTCGATCGCGACGAAGTTGTCCGTCTCGCGAACAAACATGGCATCGCCCTGATTGCCACAAGCGACGCCCAGATCGCCGGCGGCGCTTGGCAACGTCAGCGAGGACACGCTGCATGA
- a CDS encoding LptF/LptG family permease yields MIPLLLDRYILGLYAKALFLSLMVLGGMYVVIDFVSNSEELIGYSNGSFSAFFALILEYYGPRVLWVFDRTAGMIALAAALFAVTWMMRTQELTAILAAGVPPSRVIRPILMATLIVAGTGVANRELWLPHFRSQLARNAQDWYGEKAKNCTPIFDPRSDVLLSGKRAIGKDRRIEEPLFRLLSKELNSTWGRQIVAASAWYLPFDQGRPAGYLLTGVKQPTNLAKLASLIIDGEAILLSPSDTPWLKPDECFVVSVVSFEQFSLGSGWRQNLSTQELVSGLKNKSLQSGADILVTMHGRLVQPLLDLTLVFLGLPLVLSRGNRNIFVAGAICLVLMATFFVVSLVCQGLGNNYLLEPTFAAWLPVLIFAPIAYTLARPLWD; encoded by the coding sequence ATGATTCCTCTGCTCCTCGATCGCTACATCCTCGGTCTCTATGCCAAGGCTCTGTTTCTGTCGCTCATGGTCCTCGGCGGCATGTATGTCGTTATTGACTTTGTCAGCAACAGCGAAGAGTTGATCGGCTATTCGAACGGCTCTTTCTCGGCCTTTTTCGCGTTGATTCTCGAATACTACGGCCCGCGCGTGCTCTGGGTTTTTGATCGCACGGCCGGAATGATTGCGCTCGCGGCGGCGCTGTTTGCCGTGACGTGGATGATGCGCACGCAAGAGCTGACTGCCATTCTCGCGGCCGGCGTGCCGCCGTCACGCGTCATCCGGCCGATCTTGATGGCGACGCTGATCGTCGCCGGCACGGGCGTGGCGAATCGCGAACTCTGGCTACCGCATTTTCGTTCGCAACTGGCCCGCAACGCCCAAGACTGGTACGGCGAAAAAGCCAAAAACTGCACACCGATTTTCGATCCCCGCAGCGATGTGCTCCTGTCGGGCAAGCGCGCCATCGGCAAGGATCGGCGGATCGAAGAGCCGCTGTTTCGCTTGCTCTCGAAGGAACTCAACTCCACCTGGGGCCGACAGATTGTGGCGGCCTCGGCCTGGTATCTGCCTTTCGATCAAGGCCGTCCGGCTGGCTATTTATTAACCGGTGTCAAACAACCGACCAATCTCGCCAAGCTCGCCTCGCTGATCATCGATGGCGAAGCAATACTGCTCAGCCCTAGCGACACGCCCTGGCTCAAGCCGGACGAATGTTTTGTCGTCAGCGTCGTCAGCTTCGAGCAGTTTTCGCTCGGCAGCGGTTGGCGGCAGAACCTGTCGACGCAGGAACTGGTGAGCGGACTGAAAAATAAATCGCTGCAGTCGGGTGCCGATATCCTGGTGACGATGCACGGCCGGCTCGTCCAGCCGTTGCTCGATTTGACGCTCGTTTTTCTTGGATTGCCGCTGGTACTCTCGCGCGGCAACCGTAATATTTTCGTAGCAGGGGCGATCTGCCTGGTATTGATGGCTACGTTTTTTGTCGTGTCGCTGGTTTGCCAGGGGCTCGGCAACAATTATCTCCTGGAACCAACGTTTGCCGCGTGGTTACCAGTGCTGATCTTCGCCCCTATCGCGTATACATTGGCGCGACCGTTGTGGGATTGA